The bacterium DNA segment CGATCCAATCAGCTTTGTCGTTATCCGAGGCAGGCGCTAACCCTTTTTTTTGACGGTGATACTGATAAGGTCGATTTCGAGTATAAAAAAGCTTATCGCCTGAATTGCTCCAGGTGATCGAAGGTTCATAAAACATATACTGATGGCTTAGAACAGGGTCATGAGTTAATTGTTTAACCTGCCCGTCGGCAACTTGTATGAGCCATACATTACCGCCTCGCAAAAACGCCACCAAATCACCTTTTGGAGAAAATGATGGCGCCTCACCAATTGGTTGAGGGAGTGGTCGAGGGCCGACCGGTTGATCGGCAATGACAATATGGCCTTTCAGCTCATAAGCAACTAAGCTGGAGGGTTGGATAGCAATTCCTGAAACTACGCAACAAAGCGCCGCGATTAGGGCAGCGGCCTTCATGAGGGAACTCATCTTAAGCTTCTTTCCGTGCCCCTAGGCACATAATGTGTTACGACGATCTCTTATAAAGACACTCTTGTTAAGAGGGGACGTCGCTAACACAATGTTATCAGATAAGCAAGCATTTTCCTTCAAGTTTTTAGGGATTTTTATGGGCTATGTGAATGAGATAAAACTCTACTTACGGGAAAATTCGTTATATAGCTTTTGGATTTCGTCCCTATGGAGTTCGGTGTCGATGGCCAGCAGCATGAAGATGCTTCGCATCTCCGGATGATCCCCATCGGCTACCTTGTAATAACGTCTTTCAAGGATGCCTTTCTCAAACTCCAAGGCGGTCCTCAGCGCCTCAAGAACGGTGTTAATCGTTGAAGCTTCCGCGACTTTAGTCTCAAGATGAACGAGTGATGTACGCATCGCTTCCAACTCGAAGCGGTCTTGATTAAAGGATAGCTCGCCTTTTTTGATTTTCGAACGCAGCCCGTCGAGCATTTTCGCATGACCACGTTCAGCCCCAGCTAGTCTTTTCCAAACCTCTTTGAGGTCCTTAAACCGCTCCGCGTAGGTATCGTACATCTTCCCAAGTAATTCCTCATGAAGCGTCAATAAAGCGATCACCAAATCCTGTTCGTCACTAAGACTCATTTACAACCTCCTCTCTGCATCTATTCATTGATAATTATGTTCGATTAAGACTTTGTTTTTCCTATGTAATTAAGCGAATACTCTTGAGACCTTGACCGGGCGGTAGTCTCAAGAGTATAACCGGATACGATCATTCATTGATCAACACATGGAGGAAGGTGAATTCATGCCCGGAAGAGAAACCAGGCTGATGCGTTTTTTTGATCGAGATTCTAATGCCGTTGTCATCGCTGCCGACCACGGCGAGTTTGACGGGCCAATACCCGGCATGGTGCGGATCGATGAGGTTGCCAACAAAATCGATCCAGTGGTGGATGCCGTACTCTTATCGCCGGGCATTCTTCCGCGATTTTCGAATTTATTTGGAGCAAGAAACGCCCCGCTAGCCGTTATGCGCTTGAACTGGTGCAG contains these protein-coding regions:
- a CDS encoding ferritin family protein, which translates into the protein MSLSDEQDLVIALLTLHEELLGKMYDTYAERFKDLKEVWKRLAGAERGHAKMLDGLRSKIKKGELSFNQDRFELEAMRTSLVHLETKVAEASTINTVLEALRTALEFEKGILERRYYKVADGDHPEMRSIFMLLAIDTELHRDEIQKLYNEFSRK